A single genomic interval of Lepeophtheirus salmonis unplaced genomic scaffold, UVic_Lsal_1.4 unplaced_contig_14179_pilon, whole genome shotgun sequence harbors:
- the LOC121130940 gene encoding uncharacterized protein, translating to MAAIGAKTGKSGKKEMKGKSSSPTGTVFKSAHMRYVLKSRTKARISSTSLIALATGILYIIEEIIASAKSCAINDGKKTIKPCHVGDAIRLDRELAFLAIGWLIKSGGFRQTLPSTRRKKDE from the coding sequence atgGCAGCAATAGGAGCAAAAACAGGAAAATcaggaaagaaagaaatgaaGGGAAAATCATCATCCCCAACAGGTACAGTATTCAAATCAGCACATATGCGTTATGTTTTAAAATCAAGAACAAAGGCAAGAATTTCATCAACATCTTTGATTGCTCTAGCAACAggaatactttatataattgaagaaattatagCATCAGCAAAGTCTTGTGCAATAAACGatggtaaaaaaacaataaaaccttGTCATGTAGGAGATGCAATTAGATTAGATCGTGAATTAGCATTTCTTGCAATTGGATGGTTAATAAAAAGTGGAGGTTTCAGACAAACACTTCCGTCAACAAGAAGAAAGaaggatgaataa
- the LOC121130941 gene encoding DNA-directed RNA polymerase II subunit RPB7-like — protein sequence MFFLKTLTHSLSILPPTYNETLKTSILGTLHTEVENKCFENIGFVIRVKRILKIKQMGVTELGVATFAVRYTALVLNVTAKSVINIQAMEVNSMGVFGSIGQLVSVFISKMQLKESVTSTNMNYNNNDISNNDSYSTINSYGTDIVRGDCVR from the coding sequence atgttcttctTAAAAACCCTAACACACTCTCTATCGATTCTTCCTCCAACCTATAACGAAACTCTTAAAACTTCAATTTTAGGAACATTACACACAGAAGTAGAGAACAAATGTTTTGAAAACATTGGTTTTGTGATTCGTGTAAAGAGAATcctcaaaataaagcaaatggGAGTAACAGAGTTGGGAGTTGCAACATTTGCAGTTAGATATACAGCATTGGTACTTAATGTTACAGCAAAATCAGTAATAAATATACAAGCAATGGAGGTTAATAGTATGGGCGTGTTTGGTAGTATTGGCCAACTAGTCTCTGTCTTTATAAGTAAAATGCAACTTAAGGAGAGTGTTACATcaacaaatatgaattataacaataatgataTTAGTAATAATGACAGTTATAGTACTATAAATAGTTATGGTACAGATATAGTTAGAGGTGATTGTGTGAGA